Within Lytechinus pictus isolate F3 Inbred chromosome 19, Lp3.0, whole genome shotgun sequence, the genomic segment ACTACATGTAGACTACGGGGAGTGAAAGTTTTGACAGACACAAAGAAAAGATAAATGTTTACAGGTCAGAAaagcttgaattttttttccttgtcttAGCAGTTTGTACAAAGATGAGTACATACAGAAATTGTGGTGAATGATGCTCTCTATTTAGACTGTCTTATAACCTTGAGACGGTTCCTGAAGGGAAAATTCTTTGTAAAGTAAAAATTTGTagtttaaaattgaaattcagaCTAGCAGACTGCTGTAATTAGAACTATGATTCTCTTCTTcagatatattttttccttgaGGATGGGCCTACCATGACCATACTCCAATGGCTTCAACGCTAATGGAGTAAAATATAAATAGCAAGAACTATCTGGAAATTTCCTGTTTAAAAATGACTGTAACCAAAATATAATCATTGCTAACCAGGAATGGGTCATAAGTCATAGTTGTCAATTGggcaagaaaataaatatctcCAATTGACTTTCCACCCAAGACCTCAAAATCATAATGCACTCTGTCAAGAATAAATGACATAAAGTGGGAAATATCCCAACCCTGTTGCTAATGCCAACTGACCTGTCTTCCCAGATGCATACGCAAGTATGTTGATGACCTGGACTTGGACTCGCTCACAGCCATGGAGGATCGCCGACTGGATCGTCGAATGGATTGTCTTACACTTCTTCTCCTTGGTGGAGAACCCTCGAGGGAGTCCTGAGAAAGGGCCGTGTCATTAGCTGCAGCAACAGGATCAGgtttatcgtcatcatcatctgacCGATGATTGTCCTTGAGGATCTCTTTGGTAGGAGTGTCTACAGGTAAGACTGCCCCAGCATCCTGCGTTGGCTGAGAAGTCTCTGAACTCTCTGGTTCCGCAGTTTCAGCAGGAGGGCTGACCTTGGCAACTTTGTCGGTTAGGCTAGAGAAGAATGCTGAGACCTCCTTGGCCTTCTCTTCACCGAGGACAGCCTTAGCTTTCACCTGACCCTTCTTCTGCACCGGTTTTTCCCGAGGGACTGTAGCTTTAGAGCGGATTTTGAGACTGAGGATTGGACTGCTGTGAAAGGGACTTTTAGAGGCTGAAGAGGTTGGTGCCTTGGGGGTCTTAGGGCTGCAGGGAGCTTGGCCCAGTCTGGGCCGTTTGGGTGAACTTGCTTCCTCAGCAGTATGCACCTTAGCAATTTCTGTTTCATGGAGCTGGACGAGGCGCTTTACATGGTCCTTATAGCGAGATGCACCCGGTGTAGAAGGTGTCTGAGGAGTGCGAGCCACCTTGCTGCATAACCTCTTCCCACGTACAGAACCTGGCGTTGATGTAACAGGAGACTGGGTGACATTCTGTACGAGTCTGCTGCGTGCGGACTGACGTACCGTTGTTGCAGTGCGTGTAGCCGCTCTAGTAGAAGCCCGCACTGTCTTTGTCTTCACCGGAGGAGGTACAGTCTTTTCAGCTTTACCCAGTGCATCTTTCTCCATTGCGGATGCATCACCTTCATTTTGTGAAGTCTCTGCCTCTGTACTGCTTTTCTTCTTCGACCCCCTTCCTTTCTTTGCAACGGTTCTACTCTTTGGTCCTTGTTTGGCTGCTGTTCTAGCCGTTGAAGCCCTTGTTGAAGCTCTTGTTGCTCGCAACCTTTTGGCTGGTGGTGAAGCCTCTTCTTGTGTATTTTCTGGTTCAACAACCTCTTCCTTGACGGTCGCAGAAGGTTCTATTGCTTCTGATGGATGGACCGGAGGCGACTCCTTTTCTGGTGCAAGTTCTTTGGCCTTATCAACCTCTTCCTTAACAGTCAATGACGCTCTTGTTGCTCTGGACAGTTTGACCGGTGATGTTTCCATGTCCATCGCTTCAACAACTTCTTCCTTGACCGTTGCTGAGAGGGGTTCAGGTGCACAGTTTGTTTCAACAGCAGCATTGACAGGAGACAGGATCTCCTCTTTGATCTTCTTGCGTGGAGGTGTGGCGATGGGTGGGCTCCTCTCAGCAGCATTCTTGAGGGCTTCCTTGTGGAAATCTGACATGGATTGTGATGACTGACGTTTGGAAGCCTGCCGGGCTGAAGCGCGACTTCTGTGAATGAGATGGAATTACACAAAATGGTTGAATTCTTTCACGAAGCCTGTAGTAGAGGGGACGACTGATTCAAATCTTATGAACATTTTAGGATGAACTCTATTCTAATTAAATTTCAAGCTGAAATTCACTAAAATTCTATCGCTaaacaataacttttttattgatGTGATGCTGTGGACACactttggcaaaaaaaaaaaagtagaaaagaattgaaaacaaagatgtgatgagaaaaaataatttaaggtTTCATACATTAAATTAAACTGTAGTGCAGTCTAGAAaacaacattttgtgaaaacatgatTCATTATCAGAACTTATGAAACAGGCAATGTGCATGCCAATGTTCAAGACGATAATCAGGCTGCAATCAGCAGCCGATACCAGGGCCGGGGCTTGGGGGCTTAATAAGCCATCTGCAGAAAATGTACCATTGCAGGTCACATCACAATACTATTCATTTGGCTTTTAAATAACTGCAGCTGCACTATATGAATAGGGCCTACTGTCGAAATGCACACTTATGAGAATTTGCtttttactttctttattttcatagaCTGACGTTGTAAAAATTTGattgttcatatttttgctaacttcggaggcgttgtacaacacaaatagtaAGTATTCTTAATCATGCATCGGTGAAACAAAGAGACAATCTATTCATCCAGAGCAGCTTTCTTTCACCTTATGTGAAATCACACTGTAATAGCTATTCGCTATTCATATACTGATAAATCTGTGATAGTACATGTAAGTCCCCAGGATATGATCTGACCAATTCAGTGATGTTTTTGACAACCACATGGCGCTGGGTATTTAAATGCAAGCAATTTTAGCCAGACTTTGATACTTGTGAAACACCCCAAGGCTATGACTGGTCCATGACAAATTAAAATACCCTCAGCTCATCTGAGTTTATTAAAAACTTGCGACTTTTGTGACTTTCTTACCTTTTAGATGGTATAGTTTCCTCAACTGAACTCCTCCGAGCAACACGTCGACCTTTACGCGTTCTATTCTTGACAGCAGGGGTCTTCGGTAGGAGTATGGCATCATCCCTATAGTTGGAAGCAAGAAGTTAAAAGCATTGATTAAACTATGATTTTGACTCAAATTTAAAAAACCTGCAAATATCAATTTGTCACCTGTGGTTTGTTGTAAATAcaaagccccccaaaaaaatattgttaatgaAAATCGTTATTCAGTCATTCAGTGCACTTCAAAAAGTAACAGGAAAAACCtccaccaggggcccgttgcagaaagagttgcgatcatcAAATGCAACTCAAAATATCTTGCGCTaattgattttcagccaattaAGCACCCatattcgggacttgcgcttgatattttgacttgcgtttaaagttaaacacaactctttctgcaaaaTGCCCCAGAAAATCGAGTACGTTTATTTGAAACATGTGCATTCAGAATCATCAGACACACCCTCTCCTAAAGGACAATTATATTCAGTCATGGTGAGGTGAACCAttgaaaagttatgacatcaggtgggtgtttcataaagctgttcgtaagatacgaatgactttaagatcgactggtgatcctttcttgtgctatgtgatatctcTATGTAATTGATTATGAcctattaaagagaaattccagtagttgcagtaaacactgatttcatgagaaagtctgtaaaaccaggcttaattgtcagtatatcatcgaggatctagatctggtacagttacataaactgaactttgtgaaatcttgaaatctacgctgaaaaatgttcagactgaacttccccaacacagataagtgcacgtgggacagtgtataattattgctttgagcgtcgggcccgacgctctacccgaatcctgtgcttatttgctgatttctcagcaattacacaatttcttccagaatcctttggcacatgcgttttatttatacaaacagatactttggtggtcatttcattggattctgtacgaactcattttgatatcgttaccaaaactagcatttaccttaaAGAACATGTTTCAGTCGTGCataaagtcgttcgtaactttacgaacatctttatgaaacatccaccaggtGGGTATttcgtaaagctgttcgtaagttaagagcgactttaagaacgactggttcattggcgatggtttgacacgtaagaaaggttcaccagtcattcttgaAGTCGCTCAACTAAATtactcttaacttatgaacagctttatgaaacggcccctaggtgggtgtttcataaaaaaagctgttcgtaagataagagtgactggtgatcctttcttttggtaaatggtatacaccattggcgatggtttagcacgtaagaaaggttcaccagtcgttcttaaagtcgctcttaacttacgaacagctttacgaaATGGCCCCCTGGACCGGCTGCTCACATACATGCATTTGTCAGGTTGTGAATTCAAAACTTTATAACATCACAAGTTCACAACTCTCATTCGCGTGTAGATATCAATCATTCTCTGGCAGATATTCGGCAAGCTTTCATCAATtcttttctgtgttttttttttcttttatcatacATCACCTATATCATCATTTAGAGTGAGATGAGATTACACTGAAACCACGATCAAGGAGAATCGCCTACCTTCCAAAGTTCTCCTTGGCAGTTATCAACACCTCTTCTAGATACTTCATGTGCTTGGATTCAAACTCGTGGAGGAATTGCCGGATGTGTGCCTCTGCATCATGGTATATATTGAACCCCAGGAGGGGTTGATCACCAGCCATTGTTGTAGTTTAATTATTATTCTGATGGACTAACCTGTGGGGGAAAAACAAATCATTACCATTTTGGGGTAATTCCAAGcaagtcaaatcaaatcaaaccaaTTTAATTATTGACTCCAAATGTGCCCATTTGATTAATTGATAGTCTATGGCAAAAGCTGACATTTTCACTGTAAGCAGTTTGCCTTTAATACGGATCTACAAGTACAAATGCATTTTGTTCGATACCATCCACCATTTGTCTCATCCACCAGCGCTAACATCTAGCCACCTAACTAGCcaacaaaacaatttgaattACTTAGCAGTTTTTCTACCTTTGACTTTGAGTTCTCAACACCAAGTGTCTACCGAGGagatagaccaaaagcttcggtctcttttatgttggttgttccgctgaactctgttggctccactcaccaaatacagagaccgaagttctagcttgatctgtacagggactcaatggccatatgttaatgtattaagttcggataaaacagggattgaagttgcgcgacagctgaagtaagtcactgttttttccccttttaagtttatttttccccgttttggtgcatttcaggctaTAAAGGCatgataatctttattttggtacagttctttttatatatttttatgaaataaagacaaaaattgatgagccccgtcgggggaattttgcattgttaaccccctaatggtggctgcacgatagcgagtcgtctgtgtacgaggagaaatttaaaaaaaaaaatgtttaaaaactcctcgaaacagacggctgccagctgtctaccgAGGAGACTACTAATGTAGGGCGTGAAACAGGCCCaaaatgaacaacaacaacatccaCAACGAGCTTTTGACCTCAATGAGACAAAAATTCTTTGTTTTGCACCCAACTTAAAGGACGATACGCGCGGgggagtaggcgcagtgtccatatgAACAAGAATCGATTTACgagagaaaaagggggaaaagataCAAATTTAGtaagaattcatcaaaattgttttgactaGACCCGAACCCCGCCGAAAAACGGTTGTTCATACGGGgcaagaaatccgataggaaacggctttagaacaaatgtccgtcgtcaatcgtcgaatcatgtgccggagctcgcagtggaagtacatatgacaaacgattcatcaatgatataatgttgtgaaacctctgtacttgtcatctcataaagaaaacacctaaccttgtgatagactctataaaagtgagaataaaagtgaaataagtactaaagtaatgagggagttgtacgtgtgtgatatcacagatcttggtcgcattgccgatgagaggatctacatggcactagtgatctcaatattcaaatgctcataactttcttattattcattcaatcttcctcaaactttcaacaatatgtttctttgatttttctctttgatatggattcagctagtttcaagggtttcattctcctttaaatgatttttactctctagaagccgcctggctacttttgacctcagtgagacaaaattttgggtggaaaaaatcatgcttttgttggtgttgtttcatttgtccttttgcaaagcaagtctccaatgtgggagattgtctcccctattggagagagtctcccatattggccgtgcgcctctactgatgtAGTGAGACGATCAGTCGATCACTATACTATTTAGCATTTTGATATCAGACTCAGAGAACTGATTTGGATGagtcaaaatatttcgccactgtgacaagaatcggccgtaaagtGTATCGGGGgcggtcggtttcaaaagaagggtgcaaatgagcaaatgtaaactAAAATCGTCACATTCGTTGTTCGCCGATATATACGCGAATAGAATCGTTCAATCGGAGTCGTCGATCGAagcatgggaatctgatctgctcaattttctgcacaaattagacaaaatgtaggtaaaactgataaatattttcgcagatacgatgcttaggaaattaggtggtcgataaatTAAGGGGTAGGTCCAACCATTAAATCTGTATATTTAATCATGTCAAACGTATTGTATTTTAACTTaagacatcatcatggagtcctcaaacTAACAAGTAACTTATGTCTCCCTCCCTTCTGGTCTGGAGAGCtatattaataatttattataaaaaaagacatgATTAAGTCAAGTGATTAAATTACGGTCAATAATGAATATGACTAATCATTCTAATGACATGTGATACAAGTCTATactatagtcatgatagtacaGTTAAATTATCAATTATCTGCTCAACAAAGTTAATCATAATATATATGAGTCTACTCATATTTTCTGAGGTCAaaaccagatttcaacactgaaaataaattgaaatcacCCTTTGGCATTGATGTAAACACGCCAGTCGCCACACACACATTCCATTGTTAATGAATGGACACACAACACCGACGATTCAGTCAGCTCAGTCAGTCAGTGACTGAACACTGCACAACACCGAATGAAATTTCTTCGTCATTGAAGTACATCTTACAAGGAAAATTATAATCATgggtattcatatttttaagacatcgaattttataaatttgtaataatATACTCACCGTATGATATTACAACATCGAAAAACAATGGGCATAACTCGATGTTTCACCGTACACTTGCATGACTCGACTTGCCGCGCGTGTGATGAATACGTTTCAAATCTAGTTGCGGAAAGAGAGCCAATCATAAGCCACGAAGTAAGTACGTCATATGCACACACTATATCGCGATCACCGTAGATGGCGCTGAAACGCCACGTTGGAATTTACCGATTGGAGATAAAACTGTGCGAGGAAAGGTTGTGAAGATCTACAAAAGAGTGATTTTGATTTACATTTTCGGGTAATGAGAGGATTGATGCTCATCATAcataatttgtatttatttatgtatcaCTTTTAAACATTTCTAGTCTATATCTTTAGCATGTTATACCATAAAAATTGTGATCATTTACCACTTGATTCACTTAACCCGGGCCTAGGTAGACTCGTAGGCAAGGGGGTAGTATTGCCTAATGCGTGCGATTTAGCATGCACGCGATTGAATGGCGGAAAACCATAATTCCATGATGCATACACTTGAAATGCACACGAGCCAAATCACTGACCCTTTTGTGCAATGCTGCAATCTTTATTTTAATGGTGGTCgcctattttttaaagattttttatatatttattccaaTGGCCTTTTGAAATTTTCTCCTGTGACTGGGAGTGTATGTGGACTATTTGCAGCTTAATGGCAATGTTTTATGAGATAGATTAGACTTGTCTTTTTGACTTTTGAAAGTTTTGTATTGAATTTGGGTAGGCCTAGGGCCCCTATTTTTCTAGCCCTAGCCCTAGGCCTAAATTCTAAAAAAGTTAGATCTATCctgtatccaatttcagagacagtctccagtttgggagaccaatttcctttgtttacatttgctgcaaaaggattacatTGTCATTGGCAGCAaataaaatgtgataagcagattcctcatgaacaattaccccttttcaccctCATGAGTCCCGTCTGGCATCtagtctactttaaaaattcaccgtctaatttgataaggatttttgttgtcatacacacacaaaacaaatgggcttctgactaGCCAGGACTGGCAGGAGTagccaggggcctgttgcatgaaagggtctttggtagaaccattctacgtaagaacgagatatcgctcaactgtttcacaaagccgatttgggcgatacgaagaatggtccttggaaagacacctccagacatgtcctacgtaggcatgatctcatttgcacaccgcccgccaccgtcggcattgagagaaaatgcatttacggcaagccacactgacatatcacctctaaacatttttttggttgcactctgatgcattttatctgggatggcgccaagttattttttatatggggtctagttgtcatcaatttcaggtcatCTTTTTGCACGGCAGGACGACCAAAAacggatgtcattttaacttctccggggtacatgtattattcccGGGGGTAACTAgggccaaatatttttttaaatatgttttcttcTATTCTCCCTCCGTCTTATCCCCACcccttttctattaaaaaataaacttgaaatacTTGAAATGGGCGGCACTATATCTCTTTAGCCgacccctcatgctttctcattatagataaacaacaaatttctttaaaagaaattatgtaaggtAAAAAACGTGTTCAATAacattcagcaaaaaaaaacaagacaaactaaactaagatgttaaacatgctaaatcatttatttatttttattttattttcattataattattgtttttttgctgagatttattttaatcaatgaaaattaattgttggatttgaaacagtgaaacaaaacaaaaaacctgcagctaatattgaatttaagatacagatcaagcctatagcttacgaatccatcacaaccattacaaatgaagataagttcattaaagaaaagattatggaaagtccatacgaaGAGGCGCATTTTAAATCTTAGGGTAGGCCCCTTTCGGCCCTTATGTCATAGCATATAATCTCTATACtccttaactttgaaattttgaacatatatatttttatgttatttcttaaaccttatattcttatataaacttccataaattaagtgatcatctttaaatatgaccagcgtttatgatcgttgtcatatttagcattatttctgtaaaagtattttttccattgcgaATTGATTCACAcctttttcaatgttttaattattattgcaaagtACTATATACTTtatccacttggacatgtttgcagcaattttcatattttcattttcttctgttactcatcatgcaactgaggtatgtttatactctaaacactcacatttgtatttcttgcgttatatctgacaaataaaataaataaattagatttttcacacgcagcctctcatattttcctttttagtctcatacaatcagacactgttgattttgtttactccatttaAACCCTATAtttacctcaacaaataacatattaacgcataatttataaaattatcattatatacaagtattctataaaaatacagaatattgaactaataaatgtcgaaattacttagttaaatcaatttttatgtcggacaagggtctctttcgttgaaatatcaataaaaggtgtctctaaaaagacaccgtgttctaaataagggaaataatgaaaatttcgattttatttagttatgtttgtgaatctttaaagttttttctcttttaacctcataaagtaagctccatacatcaattctactatcagtaataaataaaacattattttatctccttttattgaaatatcggATTTTATGTAAAGTCGTCATtcagaaataaaaggttcaggtgacgatgaagactaaatatttttccgatactatcgatatcaaacgatgtcgcggacttggaagacaaaattgccttcgtgaaacggaaagcgctgatttgtcgccaatcttcctatctcggaagaatggtcctaggacgttcctacgtatcgctcatctcgtcatgcaacaggccccaggaggCTTCTAAgttagagagtaaaaatcatttactaacgtaggcttactctcaatgaagccaggTCTTCCTTCTCATTCACCTACACGAAGGAccccaaaaaacctgaaactttcacccccgagatttctactttccttcagATCTAGCCCTAAAATCATGTACTAGGGAGTGATGTACATGGGattaaacttcatttccgacatttctacgctctcgttatttttaaacaagaattcatcaaaaaaaatgagaaaaatattgtgaaaagacggaagagacttgcccaatgtttacgccgccatcttgtttcctattgttcttcgccaacgttacagacgcGTGCGTTGCGCAACCAGTGAAACAAAAATTCAAGTAAAATACATTCAACAAACATTTTTAACATGTATGTAACGCCAGGcaagataaaagaaataagagTGGTATTGGGAAGAATTTGAATACCCATGCCGGACTGACAAGTCATTCTGCAAGTTATTATGCAAGTCTTTAAGTTTATGCAAGTTATTCTCTTTATTTCTCCACAGCTTTACCTTTTGTCCTCCCTGTTGCAACCATTATTCAACCAAGATGACGTCTACTTTAGAGCTACCATGCTATACCCTCATTAATATGAATATGGATGTAGAGCCGCCTAATGAGATGCAACTAAAGAATGATATAGGTGAGTAAATACCTCTTCGGGCCCAATTTCATGGaacaataattaaataaatgctttaaaggacaagtctaccgcaacaaaaagttgatttgaataaaaagagaataatccaacaagcataacactgaaaatttcatcaaaattggatgtaaaataaggaagttatgacatttcaaagtttcgctaaatttcacaaaacggttatatgcacatcccagtcggtatgcaaatgagggaactgatgacatcactcactatttcttttgtattttattatatgaaatattcttattttctcattttcctgtgaaacaaagttttctttctccctgaacatgttgaagtaCCATtgcttaaaggtaaattccagttttgggaacgatctcaaaatgactttttacagaatttaatataatgatcaccaaagtgtctgtttgtatgaataaaaaatatgtgccaaaggattctgggaGAAATTGCGTAactgctgagaaataagcaaaataagcgcggattcggtcacttccgtcgggtctttattccagcaataataatacactgtcccacgtgtgcctatctgtgttggcgatcttcagtgtgatcgttttttagctagatattatgatttcacaaagttcagtttatgtaactgtaccagatctagatccacgatgatatatcaatactttaccttggttttacagactttctcacgaaatcagtgttttactgcaactacgttcatttagctttaacattttatggttcaatcaagttggtcctcattgtcaaatctgcaaaaattgaaataatgtataattcgaacaataaaaaaataaatagtgagtgaaaacaaagtgaaaacaaattctctcatttacatgtgactaaattgtgcatataagtattttattttaagaaacttcaaaatgtcataactttcttattttacatccgattttgatgaaattttgagcatAATGCTtgtgtgatttttctctttttctcttttgattcaaatcaacatttttctgaggtggacttgaccattaaagacatacatgtagccaCTTTGAAGAGCACCATCTCACGACCGGGGTTCTGATTCATAGTACTTGTTATATAACAGTTAAAGTTACTGAAATTATTCAACATGATTGGCTGATACACTAATAACCTCGTCGTAATTATAatagtctttatgaaacaggaacCAGAACTACCTCATTTACAGCGCTGCATCGGTGCATCCTTTCACTCGATACAGTGATGAGCAATATCTTAGATATACTTTTCTCATCATTAATACCATATTATTTGccaagaaataaaaagtttttagTATTGCTTCCAAGCATTCTTGTTTTTGATAAAGATCAAATGaccatcatattttttttaatcaagcttcacaataataatattcatttttgtacaATGGAAGGGTATAAGACTACGGTATGTATCTGTAAATGAACCTGTACATGGGCAAATGATAGGCTAATCATTGTGTTCAGAGTTATATGCCCCTTTAACTAACAAC encodes:
- the LOC129283081 gene encoding inner centromere protein A-like, encoding MAGDQPLLGFNIYHDAEAHIRQFLHEFESKHMKYLEEVLITAKENFGRDDAILLPKTPAVKNRTRKGRRVARRSSVEETIPSKRSRASARQASKRQSSQSMSDFHKEALKNAAERSPPIATPPRKKIKEEILSPVNAAVETNCAPEPLSATVKEEVVEAMDMETSPVKLSRATRASLTVKEEVDKAKELAPEKESPPVHPSEAIEPSATVKEEVVEPENTQEEASPPAKRLRATRASTRASTARTAAKQGPKSRTVAKKGRGSKKKSSTEAETSQNEGDASAMEKDALGKAEKTVPPPVKTKTVRASTRAATRTATTVRQSARSRLVQNVTQSPVTSTPGSVRGKRLCSKVARTPQTPSTPGASRYKDHVKRLVQLHETEIAKVHTAEEASSPKRPRLGQAPCSPKTPKAPTSSASKSPFHSSPILSLKIRSKATVPREKPVQKKGQVKAKAVLGEEKAKEVSAFFSSLTDKVAKVSPPAETAEPESSETSQPTQDAGAVLPVDTPTKEILKDNHRSDDDDDKPDPVAAANDTALSQDSLEGSPPRRRSVRQSIRRSSRRSSMAVSESKSRSSTYLRMHLGRQSTCSKRRSSARLSKRLSMAVHQMERDSLEPTVEEETIEEPPAVRKSPRFNAQADETNTSSGSTGSSSSSYGSDDIIDKTPSPECPRSKVIRPHPKSFLNTLNGGKKKKPVTIGTPQSGGIVTSFIQRNTPQKKTFMEQQKERKAQLMEKQKKEESIKKRLIEERRKNLADQKRLRDERMKRAKETRAQQEQEKAQRNQKMQEREEQKQTLTEKQKEERKRDEEQRMKAYEKKKIEAEERRKQEMEAKLRKIKEQEEEKRRHQHLMDRKREYEELERQRRAEEQRQQAEQLRLKQERLRQEELAKKREQQRLREEREKERKEQERRRQLEAEQREKERKAMKEEAERQRKIAAEKALREKQRKEEMMEKEKAKKEHDRLKANILKQNTSINQQHNTSALNSTFNKEKVENSPQSYDLTPQRIYVAASADNYGIDDLHSDDSSDDEEAPRKKIPSWAQGGALKIALINQHNHPPDFQSLFPIVEPPDLSVMFVKKRARFTKRTSSAVWNSPIMHHLR